The following are encoded together in the Blattabacterium cuenoti BPAA genome:
- the glmS gene encoding glutamine--fructose-6-phosphate transaminase (isomerizing), producing MCGIIGYLGYREAYPILISGLKKLEYRGYDSSGIAVFFKNGYNLYKTKGRVHELEKKISSYRIQIKGTMGIGHTRWATHGIPDNINAHPHVSNSNELIMIHNGIIENYYAIKIILLKNGFTFKSKTDTEVLVNLIEYLKKENKLSLKEAVRISLNEIVGAYSIAIVEKSHPETIIIAKLGSPLSLGINEKEFFVSSDPISFMDYTKNVLYLKDGEMAILKKGKDLDLRKIVDNHRLNPIIKQLKINLKEIEKGKYKYFMLKEIYEQPKTILDTLRGRLLIPEKIICIDGIESNKNIFINAKCITIVACGTSWHASLIGEYLLEELTRIRVEVEYASEFRYRNPIIGKKDIVIVISQSGETADTLAALKLAKKKGAFVFGICNVVGSSIARNVDAGAYTHAGPEISVASTKAFTAQITVLVLLALIIGKYRSTINDRCYEFLCKELGSIPEKVDYTLKMDDTIRKISQVYHNVNHFLYLGRGINFPVALEGALKLKEISYIHAEGYPAAEMKHGPIALVDENMPVFVIATKKGYYNKIIGNIQEIKARKGKIIAIVNEGDIQVNMLADHVIKIPNISEILSPLITVIPLQLFAYQIAYIRGKNVDKPRNLAKSVTVE from the coding sequence ATGTGTGGTATAATTGGTTATTTGGGTTATAGAGAAGCTTATCCTATTCTTATTAGTGGATTAAAAAAATTGGAATATAGAGGATATGATAGTTCTGGAATTGCTGTCTTTTTTAAAAATGGATATAATTTATATAAGACAAAGGGTAGAGTTCATGAATTGGAAAAAAAAATTTCTTCATATAGAATTCAAATAAAAGGAACAATGGGAATTGGTCATACAAGATGGGCTACTCATGGTATTCCAGATAACATTAATGCTCATCCTCATGTTTCTAATTCTAATGAATTGATTATGATTCATAATGGAATTATAGAAAATTACTATGCTATTAAAATTATTCTGTTGAAAAATGGATTTACTTTTAAGAGTAAAACGGACACAGAGGTTCTCGTTAATTTGATTGAGTATCTTAAAAAAGAAAATAAATTATCTTTAAAAGAAGCTGTAAGAATTTCATTAAATGAAATTGTAGGTGCATATTCTATTGCTATAGTAGAAAAATCTCATCCCGAAACAATTATTATTGCAAAATTGGGAAGTCCTTTGTCTTTGGGTATTAATGAAAAAGAATTTTTTGTTTCATCTGATCCCATTTCTTTTATGGATTATACAAAAAATGTTCTTTATTTAAAAGATGGAGAAATGGCAATCCTTAAAAAAGGAAAGGATTTAGACCTTAGAAAGATTGTAGATAACCATCGATTAAATCCAATTATTAAACAACTTAAAATCAATTTAAAAGAAATTGAGAAAGGAAAATATAAATATTTCATGTTGAAAGAAATATATGAACAACCTAAAACAATTTTAGATACTTTACGAGGTCGATTATTAATTCCAGAAAAAATTATTTGTATTGACGGAATTGAATCTAACAAAAATATTTTTATAAATGCTAAATGTATAACTATAGTAGCATGTGGGACCTCGTGGCACGCCAGTTTAATAGGAGAATATTTATTAGAAGAGTTAACACGTATTCGTGTAGAAGTAGAGTACGCTTCTGAATTCAGGTATAGAAATCCTATTATAGGAAAAAAAGATATTGTTATTGTAATTTCTCAATCAGGAGAAACAGCTGATACTTTAGCCGCTTTGAAATTAGCAAAAAAAAAAGGAGCTTTTGTATTTGGAATTTGCAATGTAGTAGGATCATCTATAGCACGAAATGTAGATGCAGGAGCTTATACACATGCCGGTCCTGAAATCAGTGTGGCTTCTACAAAAGCTTTTACGGCACAAATTACAGTTCTTGTTTTATTGGCTTTAATTATAGGAAAATATAGATCTACCATTAATGACCGTTGTTATGAATTTTTATGTAAAGAACTTGGATCTATTCCAGAAAAAGTTGATTATACATTAAAAATGGATGACACTATAAGAAAGATATCTCAAGTATATCATAATGTAAATCATTTTCTTTATTTAGGTAGAGGGATTAATTTTCCGGTAGCTTTAGAAGGGGCTTTAAAATTAAAGGAAATCTCCTATATTCATGCAGAAGGATATCCTGCAGCAGAAATGAAACATGGTCCTATAGCTTTAGTTGATGAAAATATGCCAGTATTTGTTATTGCGACAAAGAAAGGATATTACAACAAAATTATTGGAAATATTCAAGAAATTAAAGCTAGAAAAGGAAAAATTATAGCGATTGTTAACGAAGGGGATATTCAAGTTAATATGTTAGCAGATCATGTGATAAAAATACCGAATATTTCTGAAATACTTAGTCCGTTAATAACTGTTATACCTCTTCAATTATTTGCTTATCAAATAGCCTATATCCGTGGAAAAAATGTGGATAAACCAAGAAATTTAGCAAAATCAGTAACAGTAGAATAG
- a CDS encoding glycogen/starch synthase — protein sequence MTGKRILYVSSDLFPFSSENPISLSVLKATKFMQSIGNDVRIFMPRFGVINERRHQLHEVIRLSGMNLVINDIDQPLLIKVASIPDARLQVYFIDNEEYFKRKAIDQDENEVFFLDNDERALFFTKGVLETVKRLNWKPDIIHIYGWISSLIPLYIKNFYKNDPVYQNVKIVVSIYNKPFKGFLNKDIIRKIKFDGIKSKQLKLLENPNYFNLIKLCMYFSDAIIKGDLFFPEEIENYIKVNKLLVLKYYPVEEIETVYQQFYKETILEQIN from the coding sequence ATGACAGGTAAACGTATATTATATGTTTCTTCGGATTTATTTCCTTTTTCTTCAGAGAATCCGATATCCTTATCTGTGTTAAAAGCCACTAAGTTTATGCAATCAATAGGAAACGATGTACGTATATTTATGCCTCGTTTTGGAGTCATCAATGAAAGAAGACATCAATTACATGAAGTCATTCGTTTATCAGGCATGAATTTAGTGATCAATGATATTGATCAACCTTTATTAATAAAAGTAGCATCCATTCCTGATGCTAGATTACAAGTCTATTTTATAGACAACGAAGAATATTTCAAAAGAAAAGCAATAGATCAAGATGAAAATGAAGTTTTTTTTCTAGATAATGATGAAAGAGCTTTATTTTTTACAAAAGGAGTTTTAGAAACTGTAAAAAGACTAAATTGGAAACCTGATATTATACACATATATGGATGGATAAGTTCTTTGATTCCTTTATATATTAAGAATTTTTATAAAAATGATCCTGTGTATCAAAATGTAAAGATTGTCGTATCTATTTATAATAAACCTTTTAAGGGTTTTTTGAATAAAGATATTATTCGAAAAATAAAATTTGATGGTATCAAATCTAAACAATTAAAATTGTTAGAAAATCCAAATTATTTTAATTTAATCAAATTATGTATGTATTTCTCAGATGCGATTATAAAAGGAGATCTTTTTTTTCCAGAAGAAATAGAAAATTATATAAAAGTGAATAAACTATTAGTATTAAAATATTATCCTGTAGAAGAAATAGAAACCGTTTATCAACAATTTTATAAAGAAACTATTTTAGAACAAATAAATTAA